From Daphnia pulicaria isolate SC F1-1A chromosome 11, SC_F0-13Bv2, whole genome shotgun sequence, the proteins below share one genomic window:
- the LOC124315245 gene encoding protein Wnt-11b-2-like isoform X3: MVMDGCQLIGLLILCLLMATPAVSINWIGLHRHWDSEFWNWTTLNSSSRQINNIKSTCWSAVRQKLLTKEQVKVCLQQPATMLSVWEAGQSSSQACRQAFAERRWNCSSIDFLPRKAPDLSHGTREQAWVYALTSAALTRAVARGCSSGILKQCACGSFPRHPPDGQFKWGGCGDDIKYAKQFAKSFTDASLKRVNRKAATNLLRVSDHSESLGGHSGSAVQHWKKPHVISAVNMHNNRVGRKVAEQSLQTQCKCHGVSGSCQIKTCWRSLPPVGEIASRMKTLYGLAVEVTPRRPNDMRRRSAVASGRLAMLTAIQHHHPQAPPSLMASTAVRDGGFNEQDLIYITKSPDFCRPDKQSGSLGTAGRMCNATHESSSGSCASLCCGRGYITVIREQVERCNCKYIWCCTQVRCKTCRRQVEVHMCK; encoded by the exons ATGGTCATGGATGGCTGTCAATTGATCGGGCTGCTCATTCTTTGCCTACTGATGGCCACGCCTGCAGTCTCCATCAACTGGAT AGGTTTACACAGACACTGGGATAGTGAGTTTTGGAATTGGACTACCCTCAATTCGTCCAGTCGCCAGATTAACAACATCAAATCGACTTGCTGGTCGGCCGTCCGTCAGAAACTGTTGACCAAGGAGCAAGTTAAAGTGTGCCTCCAGCAGCCAGCTACGATGCTCTCCGTTTGGGAGGCGGGCCAATCCAGCAGTCAAGCCTGTCGGCAAGCCTTCGCCGAGCGCAGGTGGAACTGCAGCTCGATCGACTTCCTCCCACGGAAGGCACCCGATCTATCTCACG GAACCAGGGAACAAGCTTGGGTGTATGCGCTCACTTCGGCTGCACTGACTCGTGCGGTTGCACGAGGTTGTTCTTCGGGAATTTTGAAGCAGTGCGCCTGCGGCTCGTTCCCGCGCCACCCACCCGATGGTCAATTCAAGTGGGGAGGTTGCGGTGATGacatcaaatatg CTAAGCAGTTCGCCAAATCATTCACGGATGCATCCCTGAAACGAGTGAATCGCAAAGCTGCAACGAATCTTTTGCGCGTTTCCGACCACAGCGAATCACTGGGCGGACATTCGGGTTCTGCTGTCCAGCACTGGAAAAAACCTCACGTCATTTCCGCTGTGAACATGCACAACAACCGCGTCGGTCGTAAA GTGGCCGAGCAAAGTCTACAGACGCAATGCAAATGCCACGGCGTTTCTG GTTCGTGTCAAATTAAAACCTGCTGGCGATCGCTGCCACCTGTTGGGGAAATAGCCAGTCGAATGAAA ACGCTGTACGGATTGGCCGTGGAAGTTACGCCTCGTCGACCAAACGACATGCGCCGCCGGAGTGCCGTAGCTTCCGGAAGACTGGCCATGTTGACGGCAATCCAGCATCATCATCCGCAGGCCCCTCCTAGCTTGATGGCATCCACGGCCGTTCGAGACGGCGGTTTCAACGAGCAAGACCTTATCTACATCACTAAATCACCTGACTTTTGTCGGCCGGATAAACAATCGGGCAGTTTGGGTACGGCCGGAAGGATGTGCAACGCAACCCACGAAAGTAGCAGCGGCAGTTGCGCTTCCCTGTGTTGCGGGCGTGGTTACATCACCGTTATCCGTGAACAAGTCGAACGATGCAATTGCAAATACATTTGGTGCTGCACG CAGGTTCGCTGTAAAACGTGTCGACGTCAAGTCGAAGTGCACATGTGCAAGTAG
- the LOC124315245 gene encoding protein Wnt-11b-2-like isoform X2, producing MTLIRRTNKVFFSHVLFLVVATSNKDEVTGTYAIGREGLFPSHLQSLLGLNERCDNDVGKGGTDVIDRSRFERNPCILFRGKTIPTGGLARCAAIFVPATKTTHRSLLFVPPQKSIRLTRCAMVMDGCQLIGLLILCLLMATPAVSINWIGLHRHWDSEFWNWTTLNSSSRQINNIKSTCWSAVRQKLLTKEQVKVCLQQPATMLSVWEAGQSSSQACRQAFAERRWNCSSIDFLPRKAPDLSHGTREQAWVYALTSAALTRAVARGCSSGILKQCACGSFPRHPPDGQFKWGGCGDDIKYAKQFAKSFTDASLKRVNRKAATNLLRVSDHSESLGGHSGSAVQHWKKPHVISAVNMHNNRVGRKVAEQSLQTQCKCHGVSGSCQIKTCWRSLPPVGEIASRMKTLYGLAVEVTPRRPNDMRRRSAVASGRLAMLTAIQHHHPQAPPSLMASTAVRDGGFNEQDLIYITKSPDFCRPDKQSGSLGTAGRMCNATHESSSGSCASLCCGRGYITVIREQVERCNCKYIWCCTVRCKTCRRQVEVHMCK from the exons ATGACGCTAATAAGACGAACtaacaaggtttttttttctcatgttTTGTTCCTTGTCGTCGCTACCTCAAATAAGGATGAAGTCACAGGAACGTACGCAATCGGAAGGGAGGGTCTTTTTCCCTCGCACCTTCAG TCTCTGCTTGGTTTGAATGAGCGATGTGATAACGACGTGGGCAAGGGCGGAACCGATGTGATTGATCGATCTCGTTTCGAAAGAAACCCTTGTATTTTATTCCGAGGAAAAACAATTCCAACAGGTGGGCTTGCTCGGTGTGCGGCAATCTTTGTTCCGGCCACCAAAACAACACACCGTTCTCTTCTGTTTGTTCCCCCACAAAAG TCGATCCGATTAACACGTTGTGCGATGGTCATGGATGGCTGTCAATTGATCGGGCTGCTCATTCTTTGCCTACTGATGGCCACGCCTGCAGTCTCCATCAACTGGAT AGGTTTACACAGACACTGGGATAGTGAGTTTTGGAATTGGACTACCCTCAATTCGTCCAGTCGCCAGATTAACAACATCAAATCGACTTGCTGGTCGGCCGTCCGTCAGAAACTGTTGACCAAGGAGCAAGTTAAAGTGTGCCTCCAGCAGCCAGCTACGATGCTCTCCGTTTGGGAGGCGGGCCAATCCAGCAGTCAAGCCTGTCGGCAAGCCTTCGCCGAGCGCAGGTGGAACTGCAGCTCGATCGACTTCCTCCCACGGAAGGCACCCGATCTATCTCACG GAACCAGGGAACAAGCTTGGGTGTATGCGCTCACTTCGGCTGCACTGACTCGTGCGGTTGCACGAGGTTGTTCTTCGGGAATTTTGAAGCAGTGCGCCTGCGGCTCGTTCCCGCGCCACCCACCCGATGGTCAATTCAAGTGGGGAGGTTGCGGTGATGacatcaaatatg CTAAGCAGTTCGCCAAATCATTCACGGATGCATCCCTGAAACGAGTGAATCGCAAAGCTGCAACGAATCTTTTGCGCGTTTCCGACCACAGCGAATCACTGGGCGGACATTCGGGTTCTGCTGTCCAGCACTGGAAAAAACCTCACGTCATTTCCGCTGTGAACATGCACAACAACCGCGTCGGTCGTAAA GTGGCCGAGCAAAGTCTACAGACGCAATGCAAATGCCACGGCGTTTCTG GTTCGTGTCAAATTAAAACCTGCTGGCGATCGCTGCCACCTGTTGGGGAAATAGCCAGTCGAATGAAA ACGCTGTACGGATTGGCCGTGGAAGTTACGCCTCGTCGACCAAACGACATGCGCCGCCGGAGTGCCGTAGCTTCCGGAAGACTGGCCATGTTGACGGCAATCCAGCATCATCATCCGCAGGCCCCTCCTAGCTTGATGGCATCCACGGCCGTTCGAGACGGCGGTTTCAACGAGCAAGACCTTATCTACATCACTAAATCACCTGACTTTTGTCGGCCGGATAAACAATCGGGCAGTTTGGGTACGGCCGGAAGGATGTGCAACGCAACCCACGAAAGTAGCAGCGGCAGTTGCGCTTCCCTGTGTTGCGGGCGTGGTTACATCACCGTTATCCGTGAACAAGTCGAACGATGCAATTGCAAATACATTTGGTGCTGCACG GTTCGCTGTAAAACGTGTCGACGTCAAGTCGAAGTGCACATGTGCAAGTAG
- the LOC124315309 gene encoding thyroid hormone receptor beta-A-like, with translation MDDSNSSLGSSNEENAVPENKSTNKICGVCGDKAKSYHFGGLCCESCKAFFRRAMQNDSFKAFFCVHGQSCIVNKENRRSCQKCRIQKCFSIGMEKGWLRTDEENVKMREAKLVNKPAKQNAELDEQRSSSPDSALQNTSPYQPRFENILVYLMPEDVTFLEKIVDDYWKAYKQVPFGAEVTQNSTPRSGLQVISMFTTGIRRWAAFARSLTEFSSLCRQDQATLLQAAVMQLSILRAVASFRMTDKEWRINTPVDEFTPSLSLEDVQRLLSPQLAEMHLTFISSMQKLKVDEPTIMLLSLITLFTPERADLVARESIVKAQEQYILLLERYCHWKYGPDDKGRTFANLLAKMSDLRELSDVHSDHQVRFANQDLHKLYQELDTEPRPHVNMDLNNTSHFLSAMEFSILKTHHTLPKPEPVADPTYRELAQIEEMCAVLEGQEKETANDENQINMEETDNPVKDGTLSCTK, from the exons ATGGATGACAGCAACAGTTCTCTAGGCTCCAGCAACGAAGAAAATGCTGTCCCtgaaaacaaatcaacaaaCAAGATCTGTGGAGTGTGTGGTGATAAGGCAAAAAGTTACCACTTTGGCGGATTGTGTTGTGAATCCTGCAAAGCCTTTTTTCGAAGAGCAATGCAAAATGATTCCTTCAAGGCATTTTTCTGTGTCCACGGCCAATCTTGTATTGTAAACAAGGAAAATAGAAGATCGTGCCAGAAGTGTAGGATCCAGAAATGTTTCTCAATAGGAATGGAAAAag GATGGCTTCGAACTGATgaagaaaatgtgaaaatgaGAGAAGCGAAGCTAGTCAATAAGCCTGCAAAGCAAAATGCTGAGTTAGATGAGCAGCGAAGCAGCAGTCCTGATTCAGCTTTGCAAAACACTTCTCCCTACCAACCCAGATTTGAAAATATCCTTGTTTATCTAATGCCAGAGGATGTgacatttttagaaaaaattgtcGATGACTATTGGAAAGCTTACAA GCAAGTACCTTTTGGAGCCGAAGTGACGCAGAACAGTACACCACGAAGCGGTTTGCAAGTGATCAGCATGTTCACCACAGGCATCCGCCGATGGGCTGCCTTTGCCCGCTCTCTGACCGAGTTCTCTTCTCTCTGCCGACAAGATCAAGCGACCCTACTACAAGCAGCTGTTATGCAGTTATCAATTCTTCGTGCAGTCGCTTCGTTTCGTATGACGGACAAAGAATGGCGAATCAACACGCCAGTTGACGAATTTACACCATCGCTAAGCCTGGAAGATGTCCAGCGTCTTCTTTCCCCTCAATTGGCTGAGATGCATCTGACTTTTATCTCGTCAATGCAGAAACTTAAAGTTGATGAGCCCACTATCATGTTGTTGAGTCTCATTACATTATTCACGCCGGAGCGGGCCGACCTGGTCGCTCGTGAATCCATAGTTAAAGCTCAAGAACAGTACATTTTACTTCTAGAACGCTATTGCCACTGGAAATACGGACCCGACGACAAAGGACG GACGTTTGCAAATCTTCTGGCCAAAATGAGCGATTTACGCGAGTTGAGCGACGTTCACAGCGATCACCAAGTGCGCTTCGCCAACCAAGATTTGCATAAACTCTACCAGGAGCTAGATACTGAGCCACGCCCCCACGTGAACATGGACCTAAACAACACAAGTCATTTCCTCAGCGCCATGGAATTCAGTATCCTAAAGACTCATCATACACTTCCGAAACCAGAACCCGTGGCTGATCCAACCTACCGAGAACTGGCTCAGATTGAAGAAATGTGCGCCGTCTTGGAAGGCCAAGAGAAAGAAACGGCCAACGATGAAAATCAGATAAACATGGAGGAAACAGATAACCCAGTTAAAGACGGAACACTGTCGTGTACAAAATAG
- the LOC124315245 gene encoding protein Wnt-11b-2-like isoform X1 produces the protein MTLIRRTNKVFFSHVLFLVVATSNKDEVTGTYAIGREGLFPSHLQSLLGLNERCDNDVGKGGTDVIDRSRFERNPCILFRGKTIPTGGLARCAAIFVPATKTTHRSLLFVPPQKSIRLTRCAMVMDGCQLIGLLILCLLMATPAVSINWIGLHRHWDSEFWNWTTLNSSSRQINNIKSTCWSAVRQKLLTKEQVKVCLQQPATMLSVWEAGQSSSQACRQAFAERRWNCSSIDFLPRKAPDLSHGTREQAWVYALTSAALTRAVARGCSSGILKQCACGSFPRHPPDGQFKWGGCGDDIKYAKQFAKSFTDASLKRVNRKAATNLLRVSDHSESLGGHSGSAVQHWKKPHVISAVNMHNNRVGRKVAEQSLQTQCKCHGVSGSCQIKTCWRSLPPVGEIASRMKTLYGLAVEVTPRRPNDMRRRSAVASGRLAMLTAIQHHHPQAPPSLMASTAVRDGGFNEQDLIYITKSPDFCRPDKQSGSLGTAGRMCNATHESSSGSCASLCCGRGYITVIREQVERCNCKYIWCCTQVRCKTCRRQVEVHMCK, from the exons ATGACGCTAATAAGACGAACtaacaaggtttttttttctcatgttTTGTTCCTTGTCGTCGCTACCTCAAATAAGGATGAAGTCACAGGAACGTACGCAATCGGAAGGGAGGGTCTTTTTCCCTCGCACCTTCAG TCTCTGCTTGGTTTGAATGAGCGATGTGATAACGACGTGGGCAAGGGCGGAACCGATGTGATTGATCGATCTCGTTTCGAAAGAAACCCTTGTATTTTATTCCGAGGAAAAACAATTCCAACAGGTGGGCTTGCTCGGTGTGCGGCAATCTTTGTTCCGGCCACCAAAACAACACACCGTTCTCTTCTGTTTGTTCCCCCACAAAAG TCGATCCGATTAACACGTTGTGCGATGGTCATGGATGGCTGTCAATTGATCGGGCTGCTCATTCTTTGCCTACTGATGGCCACGCCTGCAGTCTCCATCAACTGGAT AGGTTTACACAGACACTGGGATAGTGAGTTTTGGAATTGGACTACCCTCAATTCGTCCAGTCGCCAGATTAACAACATCAAATCGACTTGCTGGTCGGCCGTCCGTCAGAAACTGTTGACCAAGGAGCAAGTTAAAGTGTGCCTCCAGCAGCCAGCTACGATGCTCTCCGTTTGGGAGGCGGGCCAATCCAGCAGTCAAGCCTGTCGGCAAGCCTTCGCCGAGCGCAGGTGGAACTGCAGCTCGATCGACTTCCTCCCACGGAAGGCACCCGATCTATCTCACG GAACCAGGGAACAAGCTTGGGTGTATGCGCTCACTTCGGCTGCACTGACTCGTGCGGTTGCACGAGGTTGTTCTTCGGGAATTTTGAAGCAGTGCGCCTGCGGCTCGTTCCCGCGCCACCCACCCGATGGTCAATTCAAGTGGGGAGGTTGCGGTGATGacatcaaatatg CTAAGCAGTTCGCCAAATCATTCACGGATGCATCCCTGAAACGAGTGAATCGCAAAGCTGCAACGAATCTTTTGCGCGTTTCCGACCACAGCGAATCACTGGGCGGACATTCGGGTTCTGCTGTCCAGCACTGGAAAAAACCTCACGTCATTTCCGCTGTGAACATGCACAACAACCGCGTCGGTCGTAAA GTGGCCGAGCAAAGTCTACAGACGCAATGCAAATGCCACGGCGTTTCTG GTTCGTGTCAAATTAAAACCTGCTGGCGATCGCTGCCACCTGTTGGGGAAATAGCCAGTCGAATGAAA ACGCTGTACGGATTGGCCGTGGAAGTTACGCCTCGTCGACCAAACGACATGCGCCGCCGGAGTGCCGTAGCTTCCGGAAGACTGGCCATGTTGACGGCAATCCAGCATCATCATCCGCAGGCCCCTCCTAGCTTGATGGCATCCACGGCCGTTCGAGACGGCGGTTTCAACGAGCAAGACCTTATCTACATCACTAAATCACCTGACTTTTGTCGGCCGGATAAACAATCGGGCAGTTTGGGTACGGCCGGAAGGATGTGCAACGCAACCCACGAAAGTAGCAGCGGCAGTTGCGCTTCCCTGTGTTGCGGGCGTGGTTACATCACCGTTATCCGTGAACAAGTCGAACGATGCAATTGCAAATACATTTGGTGCTGCACG CAGGTTCGCTGTAAAACGTGTCGACGTCAAGTCGAAGTGCACATGTGCAAGTAG
- the LOC124315245 gene encoding protein Wnt-11b-2-like isoform X4, which translates to MTLIRRTNKVFFSHVLFLVVATSNKDEVTGTYAIGREGLFPSHLQSLLGLNERCDNDVGKGGTDVIDRSRFERNPCILFRGKTIPTGGLARCAAIFVPATKTTHRSLLFVPPQKSIRLTRCAMVMDGCQLIGLLILCLLMATPAVSINWIGLHRHWDSEFWNWTTLNSSSRQINNIKSTCWSAVRQKLLTKEQVKVCLQQPATMLSVWEAGQSSSQACRQAFAERRWNCSSIDFLPRKAPDLSHGTREQAWVYALTSAALTRAVARGCSSGILKQCACGSFPRHPPDGQFKWGGCGDDIKYAKQFAKSFTDASLKRVNRKAATNLLRVSDHSESLGGHSGSAVQHWKKPHVISAVNMHNNRVGRKVAEQSLQTQCKCHGVSGSCQIKTCWRSLPPVGEIASRMKS; encoded by the exons ATGACGCTAATAAGACGAACtaacaaggtttttttttctcatgttTTGTTCCTTGTCGTCGCTACCTCAAATAAGGATGAAGTCACAGGAACGTACGCAATCGGAAGGGAGGGTCTTTTTCCCTCGCACCTTCAG TCTCTGCTTGGTTTGAATGAGCGATGTGATAACGACGTGGGCAAGGGCGGAACCGATGTGATTGATCGATCTCGTTTCGAAAGAAACCCTTGTATTTTATTCCGAGGAAAAACAATTCCAACAGGTGGGCTTGCTCGGTGTGCGGCAATCTTTGTTCCGGCCACCAAAACAACACACCGTTCTCTTCTGTTTGTTCCCCCACAAAAG TCGATCCGATTAACACGTTGTGCGATGGTCATGGATGGCTGTCAATTGATCGGGCTGCTCATTCTTTGCCTACTGATGGCCACGCCTGCAGTCTCCATCAACTGGAT AGGTTTACACAGACACTGGGATAGTGAGTTTTGGAATTGGACTACCCTCAATTCGTCCAGTCGCCAGATTAACAACATCAAATCGACTTGCTGGTCGGCCGTCCGTCAGAAACTGTTGACCAAGGAGCAAGTTAAAGTGTGCCTCCAGCAGCCAGCTACGATGCTCTCCGTTTGGGAGGCGGGCCAATCCAGCAGTCAAGCCTGTCGGCAAGCCTTCGCCGAGCGCAGGTGGAACTGCAGCTCGATCGACTTCCTCCCACGGAAGGCACCCGATCTATCTCACG GAACCAGGGAACAAGCTTGGGTGTATGCGCTCACTTCGGCTGCACTGACTCGTGCGGTTGCACGAGGTTGTTCTTCGGGAATTTTGAAGCAGTGCGCCTGCGGCTCGTTCCCGCGCCACCCACCCGATGGTCAATTCAAGTGGGGAGGTTGCGGTGATGacatcaaatatg CTAAGCAGTTCGCCAAATCATTCACGGATGCATCCCTGAAACGAGTGAATCGCAAAGCTGCAACGAATCTTTTGCGCGTTTCCGACCACAGCGAATCACTGGGCGGACATTCGGGTTCTGCTGTCCAGCACTGGAAAAAACCTCACGTCATTTCCGCTGTGAACATGCACAACAACCGCGTCGGTCGTAAA GTGGCCGAGCAAAGTCTACAGACGCAATGCAAATGCCACGGCGTTTCTG GTTCGTGTCAAATTAAAACCTGCTGGCGATCGCTGCCACCTGTTGGGGAAATAGCCAGTCGAATGAAA AGCTGA
- the LOC124315213 gene encoding medium-chain acyl-CoA ligase ACSF2, mitochondrial-like — MFCFSKISRCSSKCIHSLKPQTSHLTSLRPLSSSVPVFQRTKENRKYETSYVCGPGSTPLLGLTIGQLLENTANKYGDREAVVVIHQNIRKTYQQLLNDANQLAAGFVSLKLKRGDRIGIWGPNSYEWALTQWGAARAGLILVNINPSYQPLELKYALNKVGIKTLVAAESFKNLDYFSILNEAVPEIKETKEMDFIKSREVPTLESVIMISDRIEKGTWRFQDIMQMGGNNELKEIGGIQSKIQFDEPANIQFTSGTTGSPKGATLTHHNIVNNGYLMGLRTGYHLKAHRLCLPVPLYHCFGCVMGVLSAVSHGGSYVLSSPAFSARKAVKAVEQERCTSLYGTPTMFVDILNLPDLNSYDLSSLSTGYMAGAPCPQSIVKAVVHDLHMKDFVVAYGMTETSPVTFSGYSSDPLEVRHSTIGFPSDYTEVKVVNEDGHIVPINTPGELYTRGYSNMLKYWNDDEKTKEMISVDRWLRTGDIAVIDENGYGQIVGRAKDMLIRGGENIYPREIEELLHTHPAVAEVHVIGVPDVRLGEEVCAWVRLRPGCVATEDDLRNFCRDKVAYFKVPKYILFRDDFPKTVTGKIQKFRMREITVAEFNFDS, encoded by the exons atgttttgtttttctaaaatctCTAGATGCAGTAGCAAGTGCATTCACAGTTTAAAACCCCAAACTTCTCATTTGACAAGTCTTAGACCTCTCTCTTCATCAGTCCCTGTTTTTCAAAG AactaaagaaaatagaaaatatgaaaccagcTATGTTTGTGGACCTGGGTCCACCCCATTGTTGGGTCTAACAATTGGACAGCTCTTGGAAAATACAGCAAACAAATACGGTGACAGAGAAGCTGTTGTAGTTATTCACCAAAACATTCGAAAGACCTATCAGCAACTACTAAATGAT GCCAATCAATTAGCAGCTGGATTTGTTTCACTGAAACTTAAACGTGGAGACAGGATTGGCATATGGGGGCCTAACTCATATGAATGGGCTCTGACTCAATGGGGAGCAGCAAGAGCTGGCCTTATTCTG GTAAATATAAATCCATCCTATCAACCCCTGGAATTAAAATATGCCTTGAACAAAGTTGGCATTAAAACCCTTGTAGCTGCAGAGTCATTTAAAAATCTTGACTATTTCTCCATCTTGAACGAAGCCGTGCCtgaaatcaaagaaacaaaagaaatggattttatcAAGAGCCGCGAGGTTCCCACCCTAGAAAGTGTGATTATGATATCTGATCGCATTGAAAA GGGAACATGGCGCTTTCAAGACATTATGCAAATGGGAGGCAACAATGAATTGAAGGAAATTGGTGGAATTCAAAGTAAAATCCAGTTTGACGAACCAGCAAATATTCAATTCACTTCG GGTACTACGGGGAGTCCTAAAGGAGCTACCTTGACGCACCATAACATCGTCAATAATGGATACCTGATGGGACTGCGAACGGGCTACCATCTTAAG GCGCATCGCCTTTGCCTTCCAGTTCCACTTTATCACTGCTTCGGATGTGTTATGGGTGTACTCAGTGCAGTGAGCCACGGAGGAAGTTATGTACTTTCCAGTCCCGCTTTTAGCGCAAGAAAAGCTGTCAAGGCCGTAGAGCAAGAGAG ATGCACTTCTCTCTATGGTACACCGACAATGTTTGTCGACATTCTTAATCTGCCTGATTTAAATAGCTACGATCTAAGTAGCCTATCAACTGGATACATGGCTGGAGCTCCGTGTCCGCAATCGATTGTCAAGGCTGTCGTTCATGATCTCCACATGAAAGATTTTGTG GTGGCATATGGAATGACGGAAACCAGCCCAGTGACTTTCTCCGGATATTCTAGTGATCCGTTAGAAGTGCGACACTCAACCATAGGATTTCCTAGCGATTACACTGAG GTTAAAGTGGTTAATGAAGATGGACATATTGTCCCCATTAACACACCTGGAGAGCTGTACACTCGTGGGTATTCTAATATGTTGAAATACTGGAACGATGATGAGAAAACAAAGGAGATGATTTCGGTGGATCGTTGGTTACGTACAGg TGATATTGCCGTCATTGATGAAAATGGTTATGGTCAAATCGTTGGGCGGGCAAAAGACATGCTCATAAGAGGCG GAGAAAACATTTATCCGCGTGAAATTGAAGAGTTACTTCATACTCATCCAGCCGTCGCAGAGGTTCAT GTGATTGGCGTTCCTGACGTTAGATTGGGTGAGGAAGTTTGCGCATGGGTCCGCCTACGCCCCGGCTGCGTAGCGACGGAAGATGATCTTCGAAATTTCTGTCGCGACAAG GTTGCCTACTTCAAAGTACCAAAATACATTCTATTCCGGGACGACTTTCCTAAAACCGTAACGG gaaaaattcaaaaatttcggATGCGTGAAATAACTGTGGctgaattcaattttgattcgTAA
- the LOC124315448 gene encoding rhodopsin-like — translation MANHAEEDTLSPESTSERLAGVNNITIPSSWNETGYESYPPSLDGIRQFIHLACIWIGSPLNVMVASVIIRQRRLRNPRNTFWLGVIFCNLLAFANAVIEYIAFEQLNVTACLIFRITAGIPYTLLLVNLLLATLDRWVALTYPLFHRETITVKLVIVVQICFCTVVILLSTLPYWTKMIPLMGCGVDPRVLEWTTIVFLSLTLLSIMAQVQIYCRARTCLRRDLTHQLFNHHQHRINRLELEATVTLVCGVMSLCLFSLPYSAISMGDWICRRYLHPFSPIPHHNWCSAVQSTLPYLRELFLIHSVYNPIMYMIRSREFTNALCSIITCPESPKA, via the exons ATGGCAAACCATGCGGAAGAGGACACTTTAAGCCCAGAATCAACATCCGAGAGATTGGCCGGTGTTAACAATATCACCATTCCGAGCAGTTGGAACGAG ACGGGATACGAATCATACCCTCCATCGCTCGACGGCATCCGCCAGTTCATTCATCTCGCTTGTATCTGGATCGGATCGCCGCTGAACGTCATGGTGGCCAGTGTAATTATTCGACAACGTCGATTAAGAAATCCACGCAATACTTTCTGGTTGGGCGtcattttctgtaatttattGGCTTTCGCCAACGCGGTGATCGAATATATTGCGTTCGAGCAGCTGAACGTAACAGCTTGTTTGATCTTCCGCATCACTGCCGGAATCCCATATACg TTGTTGCTAGTCAACTTGCTTCTGGCCACGTTGGATCGATGGGTTGCTTTGACCTATCCGCTATTTCATCGAGAAACAATCACCGTCAAACTTGTCATCGTTGTTCAAATATGTTTCTGCACAGTCGTCATTTTACTGTCTACTTTACCTTACTGGACCAAAATGATTCCGCTGATGGGTTGCGGCGTTGATCCCAGAGTTCTCGAATGGACCACGATCGTCTTTTTGAG TCTTACGTTGCTTAGCATAATGGCTCAAGTGCAGATTTACTGCAGAGCTAGGACCTGTCTGAGAAGGGATCTAACCCACCAGCTCTTCAACCACCATCAACACCGCATCAATCGACTTGAATTGGAAGCGACAGTCACGTTGGTATGCGGAGTCATGTCTCTATGTCTCTTCAGTCTTCCGTATTCGGCGATTTCCATGGGTGACTGGATTTGCCGTCGTTACCTTCATCCATTTTCTCCTATTCCACACCACAATTGGTGCTCGGCGGTGCAGTCTACTCTGCCGTATCTTCGCGAACTGTTTTTAATACATAGCGTTTATAATCCCATCATGTACATGATTCGTAGTCGAGAATTCACCAACGCTCTATGCTCCATTATCACTTGTCCGGAGAGCCCCAAAGCGTGA